A region of Lichenibacterium dinghuense DNA encodes the following proteins:
- a CDS encoding glycoside hydrolase family 15 protein: protein MAGSASTVVEPAPAPARDMPSRFNDDLALAAVGNCNIAALVDRNARISWCCFPRLDSDAIFCGLIDDAHDPYDGCFTVEIEDLARSEQHYRRNTAIVSTVLTAHDGSSVEVVDFAPRFRKHDRMTRPSMIVRRVFPRAGSPRIRVLVRPKPAFEGGTFVRRVGSHHISFVGNETSFRLMASGPISYIAEEVPFVLGEPLDLLLGLDEYLHKSVAETARELFEQTEQHWFEWSRNLSIPFEWQDVVIRSSITLKLCSFEDTGAIVAALTTSIPESAGSGRNWDYRYCWLRDSFFVVNALNHLGATNMMEEFIAYITNVAALSDDKSLKPVYGVVPGHPLEERFVGSLGGYRGMGPVRVGNKAEEQVQNDVYGSTILAATQMFFDERLSRPGDRGLFERLESLGRVAARVAFTPDASLWEFRGRTEVHTYTAAMCWAACDRLEAIADRLGLRERAAHWAELGGPIRERILAEAWDEDRGTFVGSLGGDELDASLLLLSDIGFVAADDPRFIGTVEAIGRELKRGDHLMRYTRPDDFGEPEAAFMVCTFWYVDALCAIGRTDEARVIFEAVLASRNHVGLLSEDIDPRTGELWGNFPQSYSMVGLVNSAMRLSRPWNNALTRSR from the coding sequence ATGGCGGGCTCCGCGTCGACGGTGGTCGAGCCGGCGCCCGCGCCCGCGCGGGACATGCCGTCGCGCTTCAACGACGACCTCGCGCTCGCGGCGGTCGGGAACTGCAACATCGCCGCCCTCGTGGACCGCAACGCGCGCATCTCCTGGTGCTGCTTCCCGCGCCTGGACAGCGATGCGATCTTCTGCGGGCTGATCGACGACGCCCATGACCCCTACGACGGTTGCTTCACCGTGGAGATCGAGGACCTCGCCCGATCGGAGCAGCACTACCGTCGCAACACCGCCATCGTGAGCACCGTGCTCACGGCGCACGACGGCAGCAGCGTCGAGGTGGTGGACTTCGCGCCGCGCTTCAGGAAGCACGATCGCATGACCCGTCCCTCGATGATCGTGCGGCGCGTCTTCCCTCGCGCCGGCAGTCCCCGCATCCGCGTGCTGGTCCGTCCCAAGCCCGCGTTCGAGGGTGGGACCTTCGTCCGCCGGGTTGGCAGCCATCACATCAGCTTCGTCGGGAACGAGACGTCGTTCCGCCTGATGGCGAGCGGGCCGATCTCCTACATCGCCGAGGAGGTCCCGTTCGTCCTCGGCGAGCCGCTCGACCTGCTGCTCGGACTCGACGAGTACCTCCACAAGTCGGTCGCCGAGACGGCGCGCGAACTCTTCGAGCAGACGGAGCAGCACTGGTTCGAGTGGTCGCGCAATCTCTCCATCCCCTTCGAATGGCAGGACGTCGTGATCCGCTCCTCGATCACACTCAAGCTGTGCAGCTTCGAGGACACCGGCGCGATCGTCGCCGCCCTCACGACCTCGATCCCGGAATCGGCGGGCTCCGGACGCAATTGGGACTACCGGTATTGTTGGCTGCGGGACTCCTTCTTCGTCGTGAACGCGCTGAACCATCTGGGGGCGACGAACATGATGGAGGAGTTCATCGCCTACATCACCAACGTCGCCGCCCTTTCCGACGACAAGTCGCTCAAGCCGGTCTACGGCGTCGTGCCGGGTCACCCGCTCGAGGAACGCTTCGTGGGAAGCCTCGGCGGATATCGCGGCATGGGTCCCGTCCGGGTGGGCAACAAGGCCGAGGAGCAGGTCCAGAACGACGTCTACGGCAGCACGATCCTGGCGGCGACGCAGATGTTCTTCGACGAGCGTCTGTCGCGTCCCGGCGACCGTGGGCTCTTCGAGCGGCTCGAGAGCCTCGGGAGGGTCGCCGCCCGGGTCGCCTTCACCCCGGACGCCAGCCTTTGGGAGTTCCGGGGGAGGACCGAGGTGCACACCTACACCGCCGCGATGTGCTGGGCGGCATGCGATCGCCTGGAGGCCATCGCCGACCGCCTGGGATTGCGGGAGCGCGCGGCGCACTGGGCCGAACTCGGCGGTCCCATCCGGGAACGGATCCTCGCCGAGGCCTGGGACGAGGATCGTGGGACCTTCGTGGGGAGCCTCGGCGGCGATGAGCTCGACGCGAGCCTGCTGTTGCTCAGCGACATCGGATTCGTGGCCGCCGACGATCCCCGTTTCATCGGGACCGTCGAGGCGATCGGTCGTGAACTGAAACGTGGCGATCACCTCATGCGCTACACTCGCCCGGACGACTTCGGGGAGCCCGAGGCGGCGTTCATGGTGTGCACCTTCTGGTACGTGGATGCCCTGTGCGCCATCGGCCGCACCGACGAGGCGCGGGTGATCTTCGAGGCGGTGCTGGCGAGCCGCAACCACGTCGGGCTCCTGTCGGAGGACATCGACCCGAGGACCGGCGAGCTCTGGGGCAACTTCCCGCAGAGCTACTCGATGGTCGGCCTGGTCAACTCGGCGATGCGTCTCAGCAGGCCCTGGAACAACGCCCTCACCCGATCACGGTGA